In Panicum virgatum strain AP13 chromosome 5K, P.virgatum_v5, whole genome shotgun sequence, the genomic window TGGAACTACAGGattttcttctccttccacaTCAAGGAAGAGGAAACACATTGATCCTTCACTTGACCATTCAAATAAGGAACATGTAGCGCAAAGGAATGGTCACCTACCTCAGGTAATGGTTGTATCTAAGACTTCAGCATGCATTGCTTTTGCCCCAATTGTTTACCTTGGCATAGCTTTGTCTCCTTGAGTTTTTGACTTCAGAAGCAAGCTGAAGTACTTGATTTTGCCACTAGGAGTGTGGATTTTATAATATGTCGTTCAGACCATGAACTTGagtgatgattttttttaatactaATCATCAACATATATTTGCACATAACttttctttttacatgataAAGCAGTGTGGCAGTGTTAGCTCCTTATTATGAAACTACAAGTACTTTTATTATTTTTGGGAGAACTCAAAATTATTCTTGAACAGAATTGCAAATTAAAATTGACTTTCAGCAAGAAGATAAGATGAAGCTACCCATAGCAGCAGTTATTATGAGACTCCAATAAACAAGCGCACATGCTTCATTTTTTAATGAGTCTATTTTATCAGAAGAATGCAGTACCCGATGGTTCAATTCCAATAAGCCAGTCTGTGCATCCTCCCACTCTGGGGCCCTTTAAAGTTACCTACAGGTAACTACTAACTGCCAACTATACAACATTTTCATAGAATGTCTACTCTATCTGTTTTTCATTGATGGGTTTATGCCATCACACTTCAGGCCCCTTTTAGCAGACATTGTCAAAGAAGCGGACATAAAGGATCTCTGTAAGCTTTTGGTGGGGGTGTCAGGAGAGGCTGCAAAGGCATATGCTGGTATTGCTCTTGCCATTATGCTAGTTTTACCTTCAGAGTTTTATCACTTTCGTATGACAAAATACCCCGGTGAACCTTCAGTCCTGCTTGCATGCATGAGTTATCTTGGTGATATTCAGTGAAGCAACCCACATAGACAGGACCCCTTTCATCCAGTACTAATTTTTTGCAGTTACATTGGTTCAAAGTAGGATCCTATCTAAATTTTATCATCCTATTTACGTCATTTCTTGAGCCTGGAATTTGGATACTGATGATGTGCTTTACCGAAGTTTGGATGAGAGGATATGAATGTTTATGCTTCATCTCTCCACACAGAAAAAGTGTAAGATATCTATTGAGTTATTAGGGCTTTGCTTGGATGTGCAGGTATTACCTTACATATAATGGTTAAAAACTCAAGATTACCATTTTTTTCCTGTTGAAATTGAACGAGAGCTGGCAAGTAGTGGCAGCTGTAATGACACTTCGTGTTCCTCAGATCATCTACACGTGTTTACATTCTAGTCCTTCGATGtgctttttttatatttataacTGTATGTATGACCACATTACATGTTGCACTAGTTCATTCACCCTGAGAACCTGCAAGCATGCACTCCTTTATGTTTAAGAGAATGCAACCAAGAACAACATATAGAGTGATTTACATAGTCCACAAAAGGGGCATTATTTTGATGGTTATGTGCTGCTCATTatgtaattaaaaaaaaacaggcaGGAAGACACAGGAAGAGAGGGATGCAGAGAAGGTGAAAGTGGGGGACAGAAGGAAGATGATAAGGCAGGTTCCCGAGGGTTGACAAACCATGATAGAGAAGGACATAACCAAGATCCGGATCACAAAGCATCAATCAATGACAATTCAAGCAAAGGAACTCATACGGGCAAAGCTGTTCTAGAAGAATCCAGGCCTAACTGTGCTGATGATCAGAAGTCCAATAGGCCTATGTCTCCTGGAACGCTAGCACTGATGTGTGATGAACAAGATACAATGTTTACAACTTCTCAACATGCTGCTCCTCAGCAGACAGTAGCTGACAACCAGAACCAATCAGAACTGTATGTAGAACAAGAAAGAGTTGTGCTGACAGAATTCCGTGATTGTCTCCGTAAGCTTGTGACATGTGGAAGAATGAAAGGTACACCAAAAGTTCCCTTTCACCATGCTAATTATTAACACAAATCCTTACACATGTTAATGCTTCGTCATGATATCTGTTCCAAGTCATAGTGATATCTGTCTGCATTGATTAATTTGATCCATCTGGCTGAATGGGTTTATATGGGTCTTGTGTTGTCTCATTGTCTGACTTAAGAATTTTGGTGTCTTGCTATCTAATTTGTACACCCTGCCTTACAAGCGCTTCCTTCTGTGGTGTCTGAGATTGAGAATCCAGTAGTAAACCTGGGAAGGCTAAAATGTATATTGTGCCAGATATATCTTTTGGCTTTTACTGTTTGCTCTATAAGACTAGGGTGAGTTTAATCCTTACTTTTCTCCCCTGCAGAGGAAAGATACTCCATGGTGATCAAATCTGAAACATCTGGCCATCCCGGACAGGTAAATGGTGTTTCTCGAGTACCATATCCAAGAGTAGATGTACCTGCTGTTGTAAAAACAGTTCCACAGGGTTCCAGCAGTCATCTAGGAGAATGGTACaggttgaatgatgaaattgTGTGTTTATTTGGCTCGTAAACCAAGAGGTCTACTAGGAGAATGGTTTTAATCACACTAACCTGTACAGAAAACCGTTATTTTGCCTCTAGAGTGAAAAATGGTAACACTCGTTTCTCGAATTATATGCACACAGTTAAACATTACATCTCACCAGGCCTACATAGAGCTAAGGCCATAACCCAGTGTTGCTGTCCACTGTAACGTTCGAAAGTTACTGGCCCAAGATTCGAGATAATGTGCTTTTGATGTTCCCCAGTAACTCTTGCCTGCAGGTAGCATGAACTAATCAATCCAGAACGTTCAAGTTTAGCTGACGACAATGTGCAAATTTGTCGCCTCAAATACTCAAACAAAACGCAAACCCCTGGGAAGCAAGTTAGTACCTCTTTGGCTTGAAGAGGAGATTGTTGTAGATGAACAGCTGTAATATCAAAGGGAATTGACAGTGGGGGCTCACAAAAATGTACTAATACTAAGAAAATCATTTAAAAGCTGGGGAAAAAAATGTAGCCTAAGCCCTCAAGGGCCTGGACTATAACTTACCCAGGCAACTACAATCCCGATTAATtcaaagaaaagaggaagaaccGGGAGCTTATCAATGACCTTAAAGGTGAATGAAACGTGAAGAAGATTAGTCTTATCTGCCTTGTTGCAAAATACTTTGTTTGGTTCGGAATTGAAAGCTGCAGATCTGGAGACATCAGTGGTAACTTACCTCAACGAGATTTATTGAAGCCCATAATGCAGCTACGGCTGCAAAACCTATTCCAGCTAGAGCAAAGATGTCTTCAGTAGTGCTGAACTGTTtcgttaaaaaaataaaatcaaagACAGGTTTAATTAGGTTCCTTAATTCATATAAAACGCCTCATCCTCATGGAAGCACTAATGTCACTAAACAAAAGCATAAAAACCAAGGCACTGCAGAAACAAAGTAGCAGGACTGATCACAGATGCATCGGGCATCGGAAGTGAGTTATATATTGTAATCTGCAAACATTGGTTTTTCTTTTCCTGTATTGTCACTTTGTCAATGTGGTGTTCCCAAGCAACATTCAGTTTAATACTAGTATCCAATCTTGAAAGGCCGAATTTGCTTAGCCAAGAAGCATCACAGTTTAAAACACAGTACACTGAAGACCATGAGGCAAGTGGCATAACATTCAACTTCTCTTACAActtaaaatactgaaagtagtAGTAGCAAAAAACCAGACAAATTATCGCACCAGATTAAACAATATCTTGGCATTTTGAAGCTCGAGTTCTAAGGTTGATGTGTCTGATCAGCTACAGTGAATCGTGAACCAAAGACAAGAAACTCACAGAACTCTGGACGTATCTCACGACGCTCCCGGGCGATTCCGAGCTGTCCTTCGCGACCTTCGCAACGACGCTGCGGCTGATCCTGATCCTGCCTGCAACACCGCATTGCACACAGATTACATCATGCCTGACTGCCTGTGAATAGAGAAACCTTCAGAGCACGCTGCACGGCTAAAAAGATTCTAATTTACCTGAAAGTCTGGGACCGGGAGACGCCAGCCGTGCGATATGGCCGGAGAGGCTCCTCCCTCGGCATGGCGCTAGAG contains:
- the LOC120708425 gene encoding protein CURVATURE THYLAKOID 1C, chloroplastic-like; this encodes MVACALTAVQPAAALAPCRGRSLSGHIARLASPGPRLSGRIRISRSVVAKVAKDSSESPGSVVRYVQSSFSTTEDIFALAGIGFAAVAALWASINLVEVIDKLPVLPLFFELIGIVVAWLFIYNNLLFKPKRQELLGNIKSTLSRILGQ